The nucleotide sequence TGAGTAGTCCTACCCTGCTGTCCTCCTGGGGGTCCCATTCTGGGGAGAAGGTCTGGAGGGGTTGGCTGTGGGAGCAGTTGGAGAACTGGAACAGGCTGGAGAACGTACGGCGGTTCTCTAAGGTGTCTGGGAAGATGGCGTCCTGGAAGTTGACCCCGTGGGGCAGAATGTTGTAGTTCTCATCCATCCTGTAGGaggtaaacaaacaaacactgtGAGTGAATGAGTGCATGCTTCCTATAGGTTCAAAACGTGACCCCTAAAGGGGCTCAAGTCTGTATTATATCACCCAGTGCATCCAGAAAGGAGAGCATAGAGGAGCTAAATATTGTAGGCCAATATGCTATAAAATCTGTcatgcttttgtgtgtgtttatgatgtATCACGCTCTTTTTTAATGTATTTGTGATTCTGTGCGCTGTACACAGGTTCCCGGTCACTAGGTCATCCTGACTCACCAGGTCATCCTGACTCACCGGAGGAAGAAGATGTAGGAGTAGTTCTCCATCACGGTGTGAGACTGGCACGACAGGTACCCCAGCCCTGTCAGGTTGAGGCGCGAGCCCGCCGGCACCTCCAGCATGCTGCCCCACGCCTGGTCGCACATGAGCTCCACCTCTGCGGAGTAGAGCAACCCTTCCTCGGCGCCTTCATAACCATACCCGTACGGGAATGGCAGGGAGTTGTGGAGGCCCTCTGCCCCGCCGTACTGCTCCCGGTGAATTGCCAGCACCTTGGCGTACACTATGATCTCCGCCAGTTCCGCACGGCAGTTCTCACTCAGTGGACGCCACTCGGTTGGCAGTTGGCACCCGTGCGCAAAGCTCGCTATGTAGCCAAGAGCGAGAAACAAGGGCGCAAATATCATCATGTCTGGTGTGCACGTAATTATTGTCTTTCACTTTGGGTACTCCTGTTATTCGTTTCTCCTCTAGGGCACAAATCCGTTAAAACGTATTCTATTAATAAATCCTACTTTTTTTACAATAAAAAGTACAGCTCATTTATATCCAGTGATAGGGGCATATGATAACGGCACTGTTATCGTACCGTTGAATTGTAGTCAGTTAAAACTTCATTGGTTCCAGTAAAATGTTGGATGAAAACTATTTGACAGATCAAACACAGAGCGAAACAGACCTGCTCCCGGTTTTTAATCTGGGTCTCCTTGAGCAGTGGCATACGTTTGTCAACTGTTAATTCCGTTAAAGACAGAGAACTTCAAGTATATCCACAGACAGATAATCCAATGTTATGACCCCGTGTTTAAGTGTGCATTTTTTTTAGCCCGATGCAGCGCAAATCTAGTCCCATTCAAAGACATTCCCGAAGGCTCCTCAAAGCCCCTTCATTCGCAAAGATCTCTCCGACCAATCAGACTGACCCAAAGTTTACACAGCCAATCATTGAACCGCCCGGTTTTACTACAACAAGGTTTTTATAGGCTTATTAAAGAAATATTTGTAATGGAGAGGAGGAATGTGCGTAAAGCCTTGgcgtttgttgttgttgcttgttTATTCATTTTGACACGTCAAGCATTGTGTGCTTTCTTAGGCAAATCAAATGCATGTACTCTTGTCTATGTTGTACGTTAAAGTCTTTGTCAAAGAATAGTAGGAATGCTTTCTTGGCCAAATGTGTGTAAGCATTAGTCGGATAATATGTGATTGTTAATAAATAGCCAATGACATAATGTAGGCTTACTTTTTAATATCATATGGCGAAACATACAtagccagaggaggctggtggggggagcTATAGGGGGATTGAAATGGCTGGAATGGATACATtgaacggagtcaaacatgtggtttccatatgtttgatacgtTCCATTGATTCCCTTCCAGCcatacaatgagcccgtcctcctatggCTCCTCCCACCAGTCTCCTCTGATTTACACCCATGTCACGTGGATGAACGCATGGCGCACAAGAGACAAGAGCCTACTTTGCTGCAGGGACATTCCATAAACATTTTTTCTCTCCAAGTTAatgttgccatctagtggacatgTGAATGACCTGCAAACCAAAAACATTCATTTGTGGTCCCAAGGCAAGCCAACTATACCCCACTGTATTGTTCATTCAGGGGTGCCCATATAGCCGCTCATCCTTCATAATCATACACTCATTTTACGACTCAGTTTCTATGTTTTTATTGTGATACAGTGCCATAGTGCGGTAGGCGGATGGTGGGGAAATTAGGCAAATGGTTTTTCTATTTGATTAGACTGATGGGAAAATAGTCTGCAATATAGGCTGAATAAATTCTCAATTCTCCAATGAAATTGTTAAATAAATGACTGAGGAGTCGGCTTTCTGATCTCATATGTATTGGGTTTATCAGGCAAATGTCACACCTTTCCCAAAAGTGCAAGGTCACTCCCAAAGGGAAAACCCGCTGGAATTGCAGTACATGACGTCACCGTCAGCTGCTCTGTACGCTCTTGTAGGCCAGTTCGAGGACGTCACTATAACGCAGCATATTCACTGATTTGCAAAATATATAGATGCGTCTACGGCTTTTGAAGGAAAATCACCGTAAGCCCATCCATCTGATTGAAGATTTGATCCTTTCCGCAGGTGATACAATGTTTACACACACTTTATTGTGACGTTAAGACAAGGAAATGCTGTAAACCAATAACAAGTCAGAAGAAAACGATGCAGAAGTGTTAAGGTCTGATCTTCAACAAGAAGTATCTGAGTTCTTTCGAGGTGTACTTTAATCACATGTGAGTATTGAAATGACGATTAATTTGTTAGGCCCTGGTGTAATGTGACGCACTGGAACTACGATTTCGTTCTCACCCTGTTTTTACCCAAGCTAGCTGAAGAAGTAGTCAAATTTGGTACCTTGTTTTATTGTCGAAGGTAGGTAGAATGTCAAATGTGAAAGAATATGAGAAAAGGAGGTTAGCCTTGTCAGATGTCAGTCAACCCATGTTCTGAGTCGGTAGTCTAGCCTGTTTTGATCGTTCAcgttattttagagaatttgggggTTAGTCCCGACTAGGACTGAAACCCAAGTCCAGCGAAAGCCAACACATTATGCCTCGTTCAAACCAACTGGGAACTCAGCGCTTTCATGACAACTGAGAATTCGGGAgttgggaactcgggcctctttctagagcgccGAATTCCCGAACCTTAAGATCACTggcgtcatgatttgacctcgcccccccaacatttttttattttaccttcttatttaaccaggtaggccagttgagaacaaggtctcattttacaactgtgacctggccaagatgacgcaaagcagtgcgacacaaacaacaacacagagttacacatggaataaacaaacgtcctgtcaataacacaatataaaaaattaaagtctatatacagtgtgtgcaaatggcgtgggaaggtaaggcaacaaataggccatagtagcgaagtaatta is from Oncorhynchus gorbuscha isolate QuinsamMale2020 ecotype Even-year linkage group LG14, OgorEven_v1.0, whole genome shotgun sequence and encodes:
- the LOC123995654 gene encoding coiled-coil domain-containing protein 3-like, translating into MMIFAPLFLALGYIASFAHGCQLPTEWRPLSENCRAELAEIIVYAKVLAIHREQYGGAEGLHNSLPFPYGYGYEGAEEGLLYSAEVELMCDQAWGSMLEVPAGSRLNLTGLGYLSCQSHTVMENYSYIFFLRMDENYNILPHGVNFQDAIFPDTLENRRTFSSLFQFSNCSHSQPLQTFSPEWDPQEDSRLLCSSVQGALFEEEEKSRKQQERLGQLERRNRQLKERVRKVKRSLRNARKSQRQAEQERQGLEERLRSAERRAGHHLNTITQEATPSRYQETVLHRTPHTPL